CATATTTACCGCGTTAAGAAGCTCAGTGGTTTGATAGCAGAAAACCTGAATCTCGAACCCGATGTGGTAGAGGCGATAAAAATGTTTGCCAGTCTGCACGACATAGGTAAGATTTTCATACCGAAGGAAATCCTCTTGAAGCCCGGAAAATTGACACCGGAAGAGTGGGAGATCATGAAGAAACATACCGAATTCGCAAAACGAATACTGGATGTACCCGGATTTGAGCGTGCCCTGAGCATAGCATTGTATCACCACGAAAATTACGATGGTAGCGGTTATCCATTTGGTTTAAAAGGGGCCGAAATCCCCATAGAAGCTCAGATTGTTAAGATAGTCGATGTCTACGATGCGTTGAGATCCGACAGACCGTACAAGCGCGGTTACACTCATGAAGAAGCTATGAAGATCATCTTGGAAGGTGATGGTAGAACGTTGCCACAACACTTTGCACCGGAGGTATTACAGGTTTTCAGGGAGCTTTCCGAAGTGATTAACGAAGCGTGGGAAAGCGTTAGATAGTACTTGACATATAACTTTGGTATGGTACAATTCATTTCCGATGCCCATTACGCACGCCAGGCCGTTTCCCACCTCGGTGCTTTGGGTTAAACCAAAGTCGGTGGGTGAGAGGATGGCGGAGGCGTAAAACCAAATCTTGTGGAGGTGTAGGTATGCCGGTAGTGACGATGAAACAGCTTCTTGAAGCGGGAGTCCACTTTGGGCACAGAACCCAGAGATGGAACCCGAAGATGAAACCGTACATCTACGGTGCCAGGAAAGGTATCTACATCATCGATCTGCAGAAAACTGTTAAGCTTCTGGATGAGGCTTATGATTTCGTAAGGGATGTTGCGAGTCGTGGAGGAACGATCCTGTTCGTTGGCACCAAGAAGCAGGCGCAGATGGTCGTAAAGAAAGAAGCGGAAAGGTGCGGAGGCTTCTACGTAAACAACAGGTGGCTTGGCGGTCTTTTGACCAACTTCCAAACCATCCAGACCAGGATCCAAAGGTTGAAGGAACTCGAAGAGATGGAAGCCAACGGTGAACTTGACAAGCTTCCAAAGAAAGAGCAGAGTAAGCTAAGAAAAACTCTTGAAAAGCTCAGAAAGAACCTCGGCGGCGTCAAAAACATGAAGGGACTTCCCGATGTTGTTTTCATCGTGGATCCTCGGAAGGAAAAGATTGCCGTTCAGGAAGCTAATTACCTCAAGATCCCAATCGTTGCAATGGTCGATACTAACTGCGATCCTGATCCGATCGATTATGTGATACCGTCAAACGACGATGCAATAAGGGCCATCGCCCTGATAACGAGTAAGATCGCCGATGCGTATCTTGAGGGCCGCGAAGGTGTGCCTTACAGCCCAGAGGCGGCAACCGAGAGTGCAGAAGTGCCTGAAGAAATTGAAATTAGCGTTCCGGAAGACTTGGATGAGGAAGAAATCTGAAGCTCGAAAACTGTTAACAATCGTAAGTTTTTCAATAACGTTATGGTGGCGGGTAGACTGTTCGGGTCTACCCGCTTTTGTTTCGGTAACCCCCACCCTTGACAAAATAAGCTTTAATGTTATAATCTTGTTAGCAAACAATGAATTGGATTGCTAACTCGTGTGATAATTCCCTCGAAAACGGGTGTACCTGGAGGGAAACGATATGGATTTGACGGAACGCCAGAAGAAGGTGTTGTACTGTATCGTCAAAGAGTACATCAGCAGCAAAACTCCGGTGAGTTCGAAACGTGTGCTAGAGACAGCTACCATTGAGCGTTCCGGGGCCACAATTCGTAACGACATGAATCGCTTGATGAAACTGGGTTATATATACCAACCACACACGTCGGCTGGGCGCGTGCCAACCGACAAAGGTCTCAGATTTTACGTCAACGAATTGCTGAAGATCAGGGAGGAAATCCGTCAAAGAGGTACACAAGTTGAAACCGTTGCAAGATTCCCGATAGGTGACATGGAAAAGGTGCTCACCGGGGCAGCGAAGCTGCTGAGCTCTTCAACGAAGGGGTTTGTCGTTATTGAAAAACCAAGTCCGCTGAATTTGAGAATAAAGAGGATAGTGATAACACCTGTCAGCAAGACGTTCTCGATCGCCAACGTGGTAACCACACTCGGCCTGAGTTCTTCCATACCTTTATCCCATGCAGAAATTGATGATCTAACGGAAATTGAACGTGTTTTAAATAAGATGATGAGCGGGATTACACTGAGTGAGTTCAAAGCCAAGTTAAAGACGGTGCTTTCGAAGGTGTCGGAGCTCACTGACTTCATCAGCGAAAATACGACCAAGGGATTCATTGATATTGTTGAAAGATTATCTTTCGAATCTTATGAAGACTACATACACGTTGGCCTTGCCAATTTAGTTGCCAACGAGAGGGTACGCGAGGATAAGATTCATCACCTTATCGCTTATGTTTCAAGCGATACGTTTTTCAAAGAACTCTTTGAGTTGAAGGACGGTATTTACATAGGTAAAGAACACGGTCTGAAGTTCCTCGAAGATTTTTCCATCATCATTGATAGATTCAAACTCGAAGAACGACCTCTTGGCAGGGTTGCTACCATCTTTGATAAGTATGGTGACTACGATAGCGTGATCGAAAGTTTCGAATACATGTTGAACAGGTTATCCGAGTATTTTACCGTTGTCTCAAGAAATGTAGAGTAGTGTAAACAGTCCTGGAAAGCCATCGAAGGAGGTGTTAACGATGTGGGAAACGGAAAAGAAAATAAATGGTGAACCTATGGAAAGCGTAGATCAAGGTACGGAACATGTTCAGGAAAAACCAGCGGAGGGAGCCGGAGAAACTCAAGAAGTTCCGAATCTGGAAGAGGAGAACAAGTTACTCAAAGAGAAAGTAACCGAGCTTGAATCGCAACTAAAAGAGATACAGAACGCGGCGAGGATAATAAAGGCGAATTTCGAGAACTACAAGCTTGACGTGGAAAGACAGATCCGCGAGGTCTCGAAAAGCTCCGTTTTGAGATTTGTAAAGATCCTTCTCCCGGTTGTCGACGATTTCAAACGCGCCTTTGCATACTATGAGCAGACCAAAGACCTGGAGGAGTTTTACAAGGGAATCACGAAGATTTACGAGAAGTTTTTGAAGATCCTCGAAAACGAAGGCCTCAAGGTTATTGACACCTCTGGAAAATTCGATCCGTTCCTCCACGAAGCTTTCGAAAAGGAAGAGCGCGATGACGTGGAGGAATACACAATTTTAAGTGTTATTGAAGATGGTTACATCTTCAACGGTCAGGTGGTGAAACCGGCCAAGGTCAAGGTCTCGGTGAGACCGAGAGAACAAAAGTGAGGTGTCCGCGATGCCTAAAAAGGACTACTACGAAATACTGGGCGTTCCGAGAAACGCCTCAGATGAGGAAATAAAGGCTGCTTACAAGAGACTTGTGAAGGAATGGCACCCTGACAAACAACCCGAGGAACGCAAAAAGTACGCAGAGCAAAAATTCAAAGAAATACAAGAAGCCTATGAGGTGCTTTCGGATCCTCAGAAGAGAGCTATGTACGATAAGTTTGGCTACGTGGGCGAAGGTATCCCATACGAGTACCAATACACGAGTAGTGGTGGAGGTTTTGGATTCGAAGACATTTTCCGTGACTTTTTCAACGACGATATTTTCAACATATTCTTCGGAGATCAGAGAACGCAATCGCGCACACGTACGACCTCAAGACGCACTCCTCGCAGGGGAGAGGATATCCAACTGGACGTGACTGTCACCGAGCGTGAGGTTTTTACAGGAAAGAGTGTTACCATTGAATACGAGAGGTACGAAGCTTGCGACCATTGTCGAGGCGAAGGTGTTGAACCTGGGAGTAGGAGTGTCACGTGCTCAAAGTGCCACGGAACGGGGGTTGTCAGGGAAGAAAGGCGCACACCGTTTGGTGTATTTATCAACCAGTATACTTGTGATGTTTGTGGCGGTACGGGAACAGTTCCGGGAGAGGTGTGCCACGTTTGTCATGGGACTGGGCGCGTGAGAAGGCGAAGTTCTCTGATCCTCGATATTCCCGCCGGAGTTGAGGATGGTCAAGTGTTCAAACTCCCGCGTCGTGGTAACGCTGGACTGTACGGTGGTGAGTACGGAGATCTATACGTACGGGTCCACGTGCAAAGAACATCTGGACTGAGACGCGAGGGTGATGATATAATCGTTGATGCGACCGTTGACTACGTTACGGCTATACTTGGTGGAAAAATAAAGGTTACGCTACCAAACGGGGAACTGGTCGATGTCGAGATTCCAGCTGGCACACAGCCAAACGAGCGTATAACGGTGCGTGGCAAAGGATTCCCAAATCAACGAACAGGGCGCAGGGGAAATTTGATTGTGAACGTGAATGTGGAAATACCAAGGAGAGTTTCCAAAAAGGAAAGAGAACTGCTCGAAGAAATCGCGCGGCTCAGGGGTGTTGAAATTTGAAGCTTGAACGTTCAAAGTTGAAAGCACGTAATCGATACAAAGCATCAGTCTCACAAGTTAGGAAGCTGATAATACTCCCAGTCATTATTGTGCTGGGGGCTCTTTTTTTCCTTTATTCGATCTCGTACGCGGATAGAACCGCCAGTTTGAAAGGTAGTTCCGAGAACGAAGCACCGAAGAACGATGTGCTTGACGTATCCTACACCGACTCGGGCGCAAAGGAGGTAAGGTTTCACAAGACCTTACCAACGGCAAAAGGTTTCATTTCAGTCGGAACATGTTACACTAGTGACGAGTTGAAATACCAGCTTTTGGTGGTCTTTTTTGATTCTAACTTCGTGGAGCAGTGGAGATTTGAATTCGGAGACACGGGTGATGAATGGGCTTTCGATGTTGTCGAGGATGAGGGGTACATCATCGTTGGGGTCACAGGCTCAAAAAAGTACGGTGTGCGCGGACGATACGACGTAGTAGTTCTGAAGTTGGACTATGCTGGAAAATTACAATGGTACCGACTTTACAGCGGGCCGGACTGGGATAGGGCTTATAAAATCGTGAAGATGCCAACTGGCTACGCGCTCGCCGGTGATAATTATTTGAAAGGTTTCGATGTGAGTACGAACTTTGGAGAACACGACTTCTGGCTTGTTGCAATAGACAAAAACGGAAACAAGCTCTGGGATCGTAGCTTTGGAGGACTTAAATGGGATAGGGCGTATGCGCTAACTTTTGTTGACGATAGGAACTTACTTGTAGTCGGGGGTTCGAGTAACTCATTCAGCGACGGTAAGCGATACGACAGTTACATTGTTGCGTACGACCTGAGTGGAAACTTGGTTTGGAGATTACCCTTGGTCATCAAAAACGGAAGTGTGTGGGTTACCGATTTAAGGACGGCCAGCGGTTCTATTTACGCCGCCGGGTACGTTGTCGAATTCGTTGCTGACGGTGGAAGAACCAATGGTGTAAGACCTGTTGAAAGAGGCTTCTTGGCAAAGATCACCTCAGCCGGTAAGTTGGAATACTTTAGGGTCTTTGGCCAGGATATAAGGTTGCATGCGTTTGATTTACTGGAAAAATCCGAAACTCACGAAACTTTTGCTGTGGCTGGATACAAGGATGTGTCCGGTTCGAAAAGGCCTTGGCTTGCGAGTGTGACCATCGACGTACAAGGAGAAATATCCCAAAATACTGTCCCGACTGAGATGAACTATGAGAACAACTACGGTATGTTTTTCGATGTACAAGTTGTACGTAACCCCAAAAGTTTGATTTTGAGTGGAAAAAAACTCGTGAACGGCAAATTCGTAGGTATATTACGTCGGATAACCTTCTGAAAGTGTTTCAAACGCCGTCTTCTTTGTGGAAAAACAGGTGCGAGATTGAACCGATTACCACGCCCAAGATCATGTGAGCAAAGCCAAAAGAGGCTCCCCCCTTTGCCAATGCCGAAAGTAGAACGTGGACCGATTCAACATCCTTAAAGAGCAAGTATCCGATCAGCTGGGTTAGGAAAAATGCTCCTATCGGGGCGGCGATGTTACACATCAACGTGGACACAAACTTTAATTCCTTACCGCACACGAAAGCCAAGATCAGAATAAAGAATTCTGGAAAAAAGCCGATTGCAAAGTTTTCAAAAACTCTGTACACAATTGCGTAAGTCTCGGCTAAAATCAGCGTTCCAACTATCAGTGCTGTCATCATTGCTCGTCACGCCCCAAGGTAGACTCGTTTAAAAATCTTAAGGCATCTTCCTTCGTAAAGGATACGGAATTAACTGAATGTGCGCACGAGTAAAGATCGTTTCCCATGTACAGCAGAGTGCTCCTCCCTACTCCTGTGTTAAAGTAGTCCTCATCATAGTGGACACCGAGGATCTGTCCTACGTACAGAACATGGTCTCCAAGGGGTTCGAACTTTACCAACTTGCATTCGTAAACGGCAACGGCCCTTTCGAGAATTGGAACGTTGAGAACATTTCCAATTGTCCACTCACCACCAGGTATCCTCGATTTATCGACCTCCCGCCCGGACAACCTGCCGAACGTGCCGGCTAACCTGTAGTCTTTAAAGTCAAGAAAGTTCAGCGAGAATTCGTGGGCTTTTTCAAGTAGTGACGAAGTAAAACGTTTTGGTGATATGGCCACACCGTACAAAGGTGGATCGAAGGATAACTGCGTGTGCCACGCGGCGGACATAAAATTCACCACATCCCCCACCTTCACACCGACCACCGCAACAGGGAAAGGGTAATGAAAGTAGAACTTCGAAGGATTCTTGGAAAACTTTTTCATTTTCATCCCCCCGATGGCAACTTTTACTTGCGTGAATCACGTTGAACACGCCTACCAAAATTATACCATTGTGCGCGAAAATTGTTCTATTCATTTTCCTTGCCCGTGTGATATAATAGCTTGTGAAATTCGTGTTCCTAGAGTTATAGAGTGGCCGATAAGAACACCGCCGGACAACACTTTCCTGGGAGGTGTGTTTTTTGATTTTGACAAAAGAAGATTTTAAAAAAATGACCCTTAAAGAGGCTCTCGCGTATCCTTCCAAAGAGGAGCTCGTCCAGCTTTCACTCGGAGTCATCGACGAAGAAGACAAGCGTCTCAACGCGTTCATAACGGTCAACAGAGCGCCTGGCAAGGGAATACCGATGGGAATAAAGGATAACATCAACATTCAAGGTCTTCCCACGACCTGTGCCTCGAAGATCCTGGCCAACTACGTTGCCACGTTCGACGCAACCGTCATTAGAAAGCTGAGGAAAGCTGGTTTTGCGTTCATGGGAAAGACAAACCTCGACGAATTTGCAATGGGGGCGAGTACGGAATATTCTGCCTTTGGACCTTCGCGAAATCCACACGACCTGGAGAGAGTTGCGGGTGGTAGTAGCGGTGGTTCGGCAGCTGCGGTTGCCTCCGGTGAAGTAATCGCCGCACTGGGTAGTGACACCGGTGGTTCTATAAGACAACCGGCGGCGTTCTGCGGAGTTGTGGGATTCAAACCTACTTACGGTTTGGTTTCGCGCTACGGTCTTGTAGCATTTGCCTCATCGCTTGATCAGATCGGGCCGATTACGAAAACGGTAGAGGATGCTGCTTTGGTTATGAACATTATTGCCGGGAAAGACGAGCACGATGCGACCACCGTTGATCGGGAAATCAACTTCACGGAATTCATAGGTAAGACGCTCGACGGTATGAAAATTGCGGTTGCAAAGCAATCGTTCAGTGAGGGTGTTGAGGACGGAATCAAAGAGAGAACCAACGAATTTATCAAGTTCATTGAGCGTTTGGGTAACAAGGTGGATGTCGTTGATATTCCGGAACTCAGGTACGTTGTTGCAACGTATTACATAATCGCTCCCGCTGAGGTTAGCTCTAACTTGGCCAGGTTCGATGGGGTGAAGTACGGCCT
This region of Fervidobacterium thailandense genomic DNA includes:
- the rpsB gene encoding 30S ribosomal protein S2 is translated as MPVVTMKQLLEAGVHFGHRTQRWNPKMKPYIYGARKGIYIIDLQKTVKLLDEAYDFVRDVASRGGTILFVGTKKQAQMVVKKEAERCGGFYVNNRWLGGLLTNFQTIQTRIQRLKELEEMEANGELDKLPKKEQSKLRKTLEKLRKNLGGVKNMKGLPDVVFIVDPRKEKIAVQEANYLKIPIVAMVDTNCDPDPIDYVIPSNDDAIRAIALITSKIADAYLEGREGVPYSPEAATESAEVPEEIEISVPEDLDEEEI
- the hrcA gene encoding heat-inducible transcriptional repressor HrcA, producing the protein MDLTERQKKVLYCIVKEYISSKTPVSSKRVLETATIERSGATIRNDMNRLMKLGYIYQPHTSAGRVPTDKGLRFYVNELLKIREEIRQRGTQVETVARFPIGDMEKVLTGAAKLLSSSTKGFVVIEKPSPLNLRIKRIVITPVSKTFSIANVVTTLGLSSSIPLSHAEIDDLTEIERVLNKMMSGITLSEFKAKLKTVLSKVSELTDFISENTTKGFIDIVERLSFESYEDYIHVGLANLVANERVREDKIHHLIAYVSSDTFFKELFELKDGIYIGKEHGLKFLEDFSIIIDRFKLEERPLGRVATIFDKYGDYDSVIESFEYMLNRLSEYFTVVSRNVE
- a CDS encoding nucleotide exchange factor GrpE gives rise to the protein MWETEKKINGEPMESVDQGTEHVQEKPAEGAGETQEVPNLEEENKLLKEKVTELESQLKEIQNAARIIKANFENYKLDVERQIREVSKSSVLRFVKILLPVVDDFKRAFAYYEQTKDLEEFYKGITKIYEKFLKILENEGLKVIDTSGKFDPFLHEAFEKEERDDVEEYTILSVIEDGYIFNGQVVKPAKVKVSVRPREQK
- the dnaJ gene encoding molecular chaperone DnaJ; this encodes MPKKDYYEILGVPRNASDEEIKAAYKRLVKEWHPDKQPEERKKYAEQKFKEIQEAYEVLSDPQKRAMYDKFGYVGEGIPYEYQYTSSGGGFGFEDIFRDFFNDDIFNIFFGDQRTQSRTRTTSRRTPRRGEDIQLDVTVTEREVFTGKSVTIEYERYEACDHCRGEGVEPGSRSVTCSKCHGTGVVREERRTPFGVFINQYTCDVCGGTGTVPGEVCHVCHGTGRVRRRSSLILDIPAGVEDGQVFKLPRRGNAGLYGGEYGDLYVRVHVQRTSGLRREGDDIIVDATVDYVTAILGGKIKVTLPNGELVDVEIPAGTQPNERITVRGKGFPNQRTGRRGNLIVNVNVEIPRRVSKKERELLEEIARLRGVEI
- a CDS encoding flavin reductase family protein, translated to MKKFSKNPSKFYFHYPFPVAVVGVKVGDVVNFMSAAWHTQLSFDPPLYGVAISPKRFTSSLLEKAHEFSLNFLDFKDYRLAGTFGRLSGREVDKSRIPGGEWTIGNVLNVPILERAVAVYECKLVKFEPLGDHVLYVGQILGVHYDEDYFNTGVGRSTLLYMGNDLYSCAHSVNSVSFTKEDALRFLNESTLGRDEQ
- the gatA gene encoding Asp-tRNA(Asn)/Glu-tRNA(Gln) amidotransferase subunit GatA; translation: MTLKEALAYPSKEELVQLSLGVIDEEDKRLNAFITVNRAPGKGIPMGIKDNINIQGLPTTCASKILANYVATFDATVIRKLRKAGFAFMGKTNLDEFAMGASTEYSAFGPSRNPHDLERVAGGSSGGSAAAVASGEVIAALGSDTGGSIRQPAAFCGVVGFKPTYGLVSRYGLVAFASSLDQIGPITKTVEDAALVMNIIAGKDEHDATTVDREINFTEFIGKTLDGMKIAVAKQSFSEGVEDGIKERTNEFIKFIERLGNKVDVVDIPELRYVVATYYIIAPAEVSSNLARFDGVKYGLRLSGKSLRELYEKTRGNGFGEEVRRRILIGTFTLSAAYYDAYFEKAQKVRRLISKKFAELFESYDFVVTPTAPVTAFKVGSVSDPMVYYLMDIFTIPANLAGLPAISIPFGKVDHLPVGMQIMGPRFSDAKLLGFADHVFRMTHHKG